In the genome of Thermosphaera aggregans DSM 11486, one region contains:
- a CDS encoding CopG family transcriptional regulator encodes MDAIMDADEMFELKIRISRDVYEKLKALAERKGFPDVSTLIEETVKQQVLGPESAREAELERLRQRLERRIQDELNKSLSVIDSLRRQLTELYERVDHIESIVKELSEKKPEAKQPLPAQRGKTYKTGIERLREDKILFESTLPPRIQRDAFFSYLEREGAVVLKLSRERIAVDRGFWEEFKEKLFKTVTSNKEDEIKQALGEKGYALWRALYDDNLVIYDPKTRSWKPLFKNPE; translated from the coding sequence TTGGATGCTATTATGGATGCTGATGAAATGTTTGAGCTGAAAATACGCATTTCACGCGATGTTTACGAGAAGCTGAAAGCGTTGGCTGAGAGGAAAGGTTTCCCAGACGTCTCAACCCTTATAGAGGAGACTGTTAAGCAACAAGTATTAGGACCCGAGTCCGCGAGAGAGGCTGAGCTGGAAAGGCTGAGGCAGAGGCTTGAACGAAGGATACAGGACGAGCTGAACAAGTCTCTATCAGTTATCGATTCTCTAAGGAGGCAGTTAACCGAGCTTTACGAGAGGGTTGACCATATAGAGAGCATTGTTAAGGAATTGTCAGAGAAAAAACCTGAAGCGAAGCAACCTCTCCCCGCTCAACGCGGTAAAACCTATAAAACAGGTATTGAGAGGCTTAGAGAGGATAAAATCCTGTTCGAGAGCACCCTCCCGCCTCGGATTCAGCGAGATGCGTTCTTCTCCTACCTTGAGAGGGAAGGAGCTGTGGTGTTAAAGCTGAGTAGGGAGAGAATAGCGGTGGATAGAGGCTTCTGGGAGGAGTTTAAAGAAAAGCTCTTCAAGACGGTTACATCGAACAAGGAGGATGAGATCAAGCAGGCCCTTGGAGAAAAGGGCTACGCGCTCTGGAGAGCCCTATACGATGACAACCTCGTAATCTACGACCCGAAAACCAGGAGCTGGAAACCTTTATTCAAAAACCCTGAGTAG
- a CDS encoding TatD family hydrolase: MLYADSHLHTNPLHGYGAGRVARKFKKEGGWFIALVSLPPYHYGFSEVSVDSYRKTLDLLVREAESARSEGLTVIALAGFHPSEVDEYLKRGLSKKEVYELSAKVFNLINDYMKKGLIHGIGEVGRQHYGTSPERLVLSETIMIEALELACEHHALVHLHLEQGGWVTAFNIAKILDKISCKSSRVVLHHVNYETGLWSSMLGLPATLPVKTSLEKILSTPGIRLDGFLVESDFIDDPKRPGVSAYPWEIPKFFNEKLERKEVSEETVFKLNVENVSKIYEVAPP, encoded by the coding sequence TTGCTATACGCTGATTCCCACCTCCACACCAACCCTCTTCACGGTTACGGAGCAGGAAGGGTTGCAAGGAAGTTTAAGAAAGAGGGAGGTTGGTTTATAGCGCTTGTCTCCCTTCCCCCGTATCATTATGGTTTCTCCGAGGTATCGGTTGACTCGTATAGGAAGACCTTGGACCTGCTTGTCAGGGAGGCAGAGTCAGCTAGGAGTGAGGGATTAACAGTCATAGCTCTAGCAGGCTTCCATCCGAGTGAAGTGGATGAGTACTTGAAGAGAGGTCTCAGTAAGAAGGAGGTTTACGAGCTGTCTGCTAAGGTTTTCAACCTAATAAACGACTACATGAAAAAGGGTTTAATCCACGGTATCGGGGAGGTTGGGAGGCAACACTATGGTACTAGCCCGGAGAGGCTTGTTTTGTCGGAAACAATAATGATAGAGGCGCTGGAACTAGCCTGTGAACACCATGCTCTAGTACACCTCCACTTGGAACAGGGGGGCTGGGTTACAGCATTCAACATAGCGAAAATACTTGATAAAATCTCTTGCAAGAGTAGCAGAGTAGTGCTCCACCATGTTAACTATGAGACGGGCTTGTGGAGCAGTATGCTCGGTCTCCCAGCAACCCTTCCCGTCAAGACCAGCTTGGAGAAAATCCTGTCGACACCCGGGATCAGGCTGGACGGATTCCTAGTAGAGTCTGACTTCATTGATGATCCTAAACGGCCCGGCGTATCAGCATATCCATGGGAGATTCCTAAGTTTTTCAATGAGAAGCTTGAGAGGAAGGAGGTTTCGGAGGAAACCGTGTTTAAGCTAAACGTTGAGAATGTTTCGAAAATATACGAGGTAGCCCCTCCATGA